In one window of Candidatus Avedoeria danica DNA:
- a CDS encoding sigma-70 family RNA polymerase sigma factor, which yields MPAEAALLTRVLAGDRAALIEIHDRYHPVIHRFVSLQVADPDLAADLTSDVFVRFLEAIDGPRPPQTTLQGWLFGVAKNVVRGHYRRVYRHPEVGLDDIVAGNDEDPLGDLDTAIARDEERIALADAMQALTEEQQQVLALRYGAGLPILEAAEAMGRTAGAVKQLQARAVAALARQMTQRTASV from the coding sequence GTGCCGGCGGAGGCCGCGCTGCTGACGCGCGTGCTGGCCGGCGATCGTGCGGCGCTCATCGAGATCCACGACCGCTACCACCCGGTGATCCATCGCTTCGTCTCGCTGCAGGTCGCGGACCCGGACCTGGCCGCCGACCTGACGAGCGACGTGTTCGTCCGGTTCCTCGAGGCGATCGACGGGCCGCGGCCGCCGCAGACGACGCTGCAGGGCTGGCTGTTCGGCGTCGCCAAGAACGTCGTGCGCGGCCACTACCGGCGGGTCTATCGGCACCCCGAGGTCGGGCTCGACGATATCGTGGCCGGGAACGATGAGGATCCTCTTGGCGATCTCGACACGGCCATCGCCCGCGACGAGGAGCGTATCGCTCTCGCCGACGCGATGCAGGCACTGACCGAAGAGCAGCAACAGGTGCTGGCGCTGCGCTACGGGGCCGGGCTGCCCATTCTGGAGGCGGCTGAGGCGATGGGCAGGACGGCCGGGGCCGTCAAGCAGTTGCAGGCGCGTGCCGTGGCCGCACTGGCCCGGCAGATGACGCAGAGGACGGCA